CAAACCGTTCCTGGTTGTAACTAAGGCATAAAATCGAAACCAGAGGCAATTCTGTCATGATATTTTACTTTATTGAATTCAAGCTTTTTTATAAGAGTTAAAAACTTTAAAATCCGTTTACAATTTCTATTACTTTTTCAATTTCTTCCTCTGTCATTACAGGGGAGATAGGCAAACTTAATACTTCTTCATGGATTTTTTCACTGATCGGGAAAGACTGATCATTCCATTCTTTATAAGCTTGCTGCTTATGAGGTGGAATAGGATAGTGTATCAGTGTCTGAACACCATTTTCAGTTAAATACTTTTGAAGTTCATCACGGTTTTCTGTTCTGATGACAAATAAATGCCAAACATGTTCGTTTTCATCAGCCGGGTTTTCCGGAAGAATTATTTTTGGGTTTGATATTTCTGTAATATACTTTTTCGCAATATTCTTTCTTACCGTATTTTCTTCATCAATATATTTTAACTTAATGTCCAAAACGGCAGCCTGAATTTCGTCCAATCTTGAATTTAACCCCTGGTAAATATTGACATATTTCTGATTAGATCCATAATTTGCCAATGCTCTGATTACTTTTGCCAAATCATCATCATTGGTTGTAATAGCTCCCGCATCACCTAATGCGCCTAGGTTTTTTCCAGGATAAAAGCTAAAACCAGCTGCATCTCCTAAGTTACCTGACTTTTTCCCGTTCCATATTGCACCGATAGCCTGAGCGTTATCTTCTATTACTTTTAGATCATGTTTTCCAGCCAGATTCTTAAGTTCTTCAGAGAAAACAGTTCTTCCGTATAAATGAACAATCAGAATTCCTTTTGTTTTTGAAGTGATTTTTCCTTCAATTTTTGTGATGTCAATATTATAATTATCAATATCAGGCTCTACAAGAACAGGAATCAGGCCATTATCTGAAATGGCAAGAATGGAAGCAATATAAGTATTGGAAGGTACAAGAATTTCATCTCCACGATCCATTATTCCCATTTCAATATATCCACGAAGAATAAGGCGTAATGCGTCCAAACCGTTAGCAACACCAATAGCATGTTTTGCTCCAATATATTGAGAAAGATTGCTTTCAAAAGATGAAAGTTCCTGCCCCATTAGATACCATCCGGAACGGAAAACCTGTGAAAGTTTTGTTTCAATTTCTTCCTGATGCTTTAAATTGATTTTTTGTAAGTCTAAAAATTTAATCATCTCTTTAATAATCTTTATTTGTGTTGATATTCAGTGTTTTGTATATTCTTTGTGATAAAATATTTCTGTATTGTTCTGTACCAAACAGTGTTAAATGATTGGTGTCATATATGTAAGGATAGTTTTCTGGAGATACTTTATCAATCTTTACATTCAACAGGTCAATATATTGATCACCCAGATAGTTTTTTAAAAAAGTATTGAATTTTTCAGTCTCTTTGATCTTCTTTTCCTCTGTATACATATTGGCATTATACTTTTTCTTGATATAGTAATATGTTGGAAAATCTATCACGTAGAAATCAGTCATGCCTATGTAAAGAGTAGGTACTTTATATTTTGAAAAATATTGTTCGGTTGTTTTAAGATTGTTTTTTATCTCTTTTTCAGGATATCCTGAATAATTAGCATTAATAATAATAAGGTCTATATTTTTGTAATATTTTGGAAAATACTCCTTGAATATATAATTGAAATACTGTACGGGATTTGGATAAATGCCTTTAGAGTTTTCCATTGGATAAGTAGCATCTGCGGTAATCTGAATAAGGTTAATATCTTTTTTATCTGCAAAGATATTATTAACTGTTTCAGAAAACATTCCTGCATGGCTGTCTCCTAAAAGAACAACATTTCTTTTATCAGATACAGGAATATCCAAATTCTGTATAATCGTTTTATAGTCCTTTTTATGAGTAAGGTGCTTGGTATCAATTTTATATTGATCTTCAGCCTTTTTGCTGTACTTATAGCTTGAAGTAATATTGATCAGATTTTTATTTTCATTCGTATAATTCTCAGCATCTACTTTTGTAATTGAGAATGAAAAAATGAATATAATCAGACTTGCTGCCAGAACAGATTTAGCTTTATTAGAATAGTTTCTTTTTTCGATTCCCTCGTAGGAAAATATGGCAAGAATAAATGAAACAAATATTGTTAGAACACGATATTTCAAACTGGTATCCACTTCAAAAAATAGGATCAATACATACAATGGCCAGTGATAGAGATACAGGGAATAAGATATATTTCCCAGGTAGGTAACTATTTTATTTTTGTACGCAATGAATTCATAATTCAGGCTGATAAGCATTGCTGTAAAAAACACCGGAATTGTTGTGTACAACGATGGCCACGAAGAGGCATGAAATAGAAAAATAAAAGATATTATCACTGAAAGGGAAATCAAAGCCAATACTAGCTTTACCTTTTTCGGAATACGTTGTATTTTGTCTTCCAATAAAAATGCAAATCCACCTAACATCATTTCCCAGGCTCTTGGATAAAAAATGTAAAAGGAAAAATCCGGGTCATAATTGCTATGAATCAGCATAGCACCAAATGAAATAAAGGCTAATGCTAAAAAGACTGCAATAAAGATATTTTTTTTGGTGGTATATAATTTCTTTAAGAGAAGTAATATGAGCGGATAGATTAAATAAAACTGCCATTCGACAGAAAGAGACCATGAATGTAATAGAAAGTTGTATTGAGAAGATGAGTCGAAGTATCCGTTATTCAGATAATAATAAATATTAGAAAAAAATAGGACACTGGAAAAAGCACTTCTAAAAAAGTTGACAATCTGCGGTTGAAGAAAAAGAAATATTACTAATGAGAAAACCGCTACTACTCCTAAAAGTGCAGGAATAATTCTAATAATTCTTCTTCTGTAAAAATCCCAGAGATTAAAGCTTCCCTTATCAAAGGATGACAAAATAATTTTGGTCATTAAAAACCCTGAAATAACAAAGAATATGTCGACACCGATAAATCCGGATTTAAACCATTGAAATTTATAATGATAGAAAAGTACTGCGAGTACTGAAAATGCACGCAGAAAAGAAATATCGTATCTGAAACTATTGTTTTTCAATTATTTTACTTAATCGTTTTCGTATCCGTTTTCTTTTTTCCATTCTTCAAAGCCTTCTTTTTCCCAAGGTAAACCTCTTGAAAAGTTATAAGGCCAAGGGTAATGGGATTTTCCTGTTTCTCTTGATTTCATTTCACGAACATCCTTGATTTTTTTTCCAGGATTCCCAAGAACTAAAGAATAATCTTCATAATTGCCCCCTACAAGAGATTGTGCACCTACCAAACAATGCTTTCCTATTACCGTTCCTGGTAATAAAACAGTACCGACTGCTATCTGAGAAAAATCTCCGATAGTAGCACCTATACATACATCTGATGGAGGAGTAGGGTCATTGGTAAATACTACATAAGGATAAATGAAAACAAAATTTCCTATGGTAGACTTTTGACCAATATGTACATTGCTGTGAAGCCAGCAGTTGTTACCAAAAGTAACATGTCCCTGTATATCTGTAACAGTCCCCAATCTGCAGTTGTTTCCGAAAACAGAGTTCTCTCTTATCGTAACCCTGTGGCCGGTAGAAAAATTATTTCCGAAACGAGAACCTGCATATAAGATAGTATGACTTCTTATCAATGCATTTTCACCGATTATTGTTTCAGGGTTTACATAATCATCTTTAAAATAATAATCATTAAGCGGTTCTCCGATAACACAATCATTAGCAATAATGGAATTATCTCCAATAACAACATTGTCATAGATTACAGTATTGTCACCTATTTTTACATTTTTGCCTATTCTGGCTTTATCGCTTATAGAAACATTTTTGTTATTAAATTTC
The window above is part of the Chryseobacterium sp. MA9 genome. Proteins encoded here:
- a CDS encoding acyltransferase family protein — its product is MKNNSFRYDISFLRAFSVLAVLFYHYKFQWFKSGFIGVDIFFVISGFLMTKIILSSFDKGSFNLWDFYRRRIIRIIPALLGVVAVFSLVIFLFLQPQIVNFFRSAFSSVLFFSNIYYYLNNGYFDSSSQYNFLLHSWSLSVEWQFYLIYPLILLLLKKLYTTKKNIFIAVFLALAFISFGAMLIHSNYDPDFSFYIFYPRAWEMMLGGFAFLLEDKIQRIPKKVKLVLALISLSVIISFIFLFHASSWPSLYTTIPVFFTAMLISLNYEFIAYKNKIVTYLGNISYSLYLYHWPLYVLILFFEVDTSLKYRVLTIFVSFILAIFSYEGIEKRNYSNKAKSVLAASLIIFIFSFSITKVDAENYTNENKNLINITSSYKYSKKAEDQYKIDTKHLTHKKDYKTIIQNLDIPVSDKRNVVLLGDSHAGMFSETVNNIFADKKDINLIQITADATYPMENSKGIYPNPVQYFNYIFKEYFPKYYKNIDLIIINANYSGYPEKEIKNNLKTTEQYFSKYKVPTLYIGMTDFYVIDFPTYYYIKKKYNANMYTEEKKIKETEKFNTFLKNYLGDQYIDLLNVKIDKVSPENYPYIYDTNHLTLFGTEQYRNILSQRIYKTLNINTNKDY
- a CDS encoding DegT/DnrJ/EryC1/StrS aminotransferase family protein; its protein translation is MIKFLDLQKINLKHQEEIETKLSQVFRSGWYLMGQELSSFESNLSQYIGAKHAIGVANGLDALRLILRGYIEMGIMDRGDEILVPSNTYIASILAISDNGLIPVLVEPDIDNYNIDITKIEGKITSKTKGILIVHLYGRTVFSEELKNLAGKHDLKVIEDNAQAIGAIWNGKKSGNLGDAAGFSFYPGKNLGALGDAGAITTNDDDLAKVIRALANYGSNQKYVNIYQGLNSRLDEIQAAVLDIKLKYIDEENTVRKNIAKKYITEISNPKIILPENPADENEHVWHLFVIRTENRDELQKYLTENGVQTLIHYPIPPHKQQAYKEWNDQSFPISEKIHEEVLSLPISPVMTEEEIEKVIEIVNGF
- a CDS encoding acyltransferase, whose product is MKFNNKNVSISDKARIGKNVKIGDNTVIYDNVVIGDNSIIANDCVIGEPLNDYYFKDDYVNPETIIGENALIRSHTILYAGSRFGNNFSTGHRVTIRENSVFGNNCRLGTVTDIQGHVTFGNNCWLHSNVHIGQKSTIGNFVFIYPYVVFTNDPTPPSDVCIGATIGDFSQIAVGTVLLPGTVIGKHCLVGAQSLVGGNYEDYSLVLGNPGKKIKDVREMKSRETGKSHYPWPYNFSRGLPWEKEGFEEWKKENGYEND